GCTTTTATTCGTGAGTGATAGATATCGATGTACGCCAGATAGTCTATCTGCTGGAGGTGCAGGTGACTGGGGTCGTAGAGCATATTGCAGCGCGGATGGTTATCAAGGCGTTGCAGGAAACGCTCAAAGGTCACGCCATCATGCAGGTCTTCGCCGGGATGAATTTCGTAGCATAAATCCACGCCCTGCTCGTCGAATACATCAAGCAGAGGCCGCCAGCGCCGAGCCAGTTCGTCAAAAGCTTCATCCAGCAGCGGCTGGTTATGCGGCGGCCACGGATAAAAATAAGGCCACGCCAGCGCTCCGGAAAAGGTGGCGTGCGCTTTTAGCCCCAAACGCGCGGAAGCCACCGCTGCCTGACGTACTTTCTCCACCGCCCACTGCTGGCGCGCCCGCGGGTTACCGCGTAGCGCGGCGGGAGCAAAAGCGTCAAAGGCCTCGTCATAAGCCGGATGCACGGCCACCAGTTGCCCTTCGAGGTGTGTTGAAAGCTCGCTGATCGCCAGCCCCTGTTCCGCCAGTTTGCCGTTCACCTCATCGCAATAGGTCTGGCTCGCCGCCGCA
This Klebsiella sp. RHBSTW-00484 DNA region includes the following protein-coding sequences:
- a CDS encoding sugar phosphate isomerase/epimerase family protein is translated as MKTIKGPGIFLAQFIGAQAPFNTLEGVAQWAADLGYKALQIPCNHPAIFDVERAAASQTYCDEVNGKLAEQGLAISELSTHLEGQLVAVHPAYDEAFDAFAPAALRGNPRARQQWAVEKVRQAAVASARLGLKAHATFSGALAWPYFYPWPPHNQPLLDEAFDELARRWRPLLDVFDEQGVDLCYEIHPGEDLHDGVTFERFLQRLDNHPRCNMLYDPSHLHLQQIDYLAYIDIYHSRIKAFHVKDAEFRRSGRSGVYGGYQNWQQRAGRFRSLGDGQIDFKTIFSKLTEYDFDGWAVLEWECCLKDAEVGAREGSEFIRRHIIPVSGRAFDDFAAGGED